The Oncorhynchus tshawytscha isolate Ot180627B linkage group LG08, Otsh_v2.0, whole genome shotgun sequence genome window below encodes:
- the LOC112242292 gene encoding LOW QUALITY PROTEIN: microtubule-associated protein 2 (The sequence of the model RefSeq protein was modified relative to this genomic sequence to represent the inferred CDS: inserted 1 base in 1 codon): MADSRQPEDNSSSHWAPPTNGAQDQSAALAGHGENGFSSYRENGYHGGHAASAEQVSARIVEKVTAEAVAVLKQEQDKQDSTRRLSSVEDSANLPPSPPPSPSAEQTGPMEQKERLEVVPTPPEEEGEEEVEFTQVSAAPEEEHPGQQGEDSDQQPTDMLLEHVDIVSEPQALPCPQAETHKFLNGGGIHQAELDKPSEEDLPVNPEKPRSDNPAMAEEHPQGAPPPQSPVAPTTERETPEGAESTVSIAEFSTGSPKNKSLTDPTPTEPEKTVQPLVEPEKGQGTGSTTSVVPKIEYLPEPKTTAEKQPSVEELDSVPLSVVYEPLKDYIEEEEENDAYVTPSKSANLESVREEKEIISEKTEKRMLSLGQSTARPLSFETEKIEETPQSNVSDGENPKQEAHISAADSLKDKQSSEDKSGVASKDESGMTAYFETSTQRDTEKPEERGEGYYELSAVSQKKPSEEILEADSNIKISDSAPEQTISSITLISDSAMDKLEDLPKRKDVCTRLSPGKLSLEHRSLSLNFAIGSMGQAGEQNQSKLSSLTEVSSGSLDETTGYLPLTTPLVTLERQLLPVTPEIALPVPNTETSTDPPEDTTSKTMCSPELSLSPMKQHYTHLNDPSNDLPEMLDLAGVKPKPTLEKRELDQHNRRRSVPACPSAALVGSSLAKLVLGNQQTPRVVGGEESQQEERGYCVFSEYSGPMPSPADLHSPVGSPHQRFPTVTEGDSDEELGAIAEEGGEKLAPHKTNQAEESVVGTVKPTLVLERAVTAGVKPDRLRIPVAPSKDKLTEFRLESGLPGDIKTQAIPEVELEQDLSREASPIPPDFAFTFGTEVKDTKLFATPESPAEKAAAVEGTKVEEVTAEVKVEVASARIGKSQKTGLKKPEMEKVEETSDPDHQNAVEDLQPKDVRGLERERKKEPMTSSPESLVEIINAQEKKRESEPEVSTVPAEAVVPKEEAKTKAEETSPTPSNVSPADVEEATEQLEEKSPEKSVSGSSPVIVIPQAQVEEEEEEDDIEVAEEVLEEVEGPPVLLKEKEQESHPMEKQEEVAEEVRVVGGAEEVIVENPKDLESAVAGDDESCDATAPTIDEGDYADRISHRSACSGNDQPQTLDGKEADKEKNKVEDKEGVVLQEEEESAEVGQEVEVKASSREETETSDVLRSQTSETTALDETTMDVSMLDSESGWVDSQDDDRSVMTEQIEALPKTQNPVKXSLVERPSNKRPPGRGQGRASTPERKLNRREPVSRRPKEEEKKKKVGTKRTEQCKVSVLQCRSPTRRIVVKAATFRQARPASHHGSARRKPPAVEDQQPLNVTQQSRERTSEGTYRTPEKRSSLPRPASSLPRRAPPAEHDNTSPAPRRPTSIQTEPRGEHRSGRSPSIAVGTNSSARSRSARSGASTPHTPGSTAVTPGTPPSYSCRTPGSRTPGSHTPKSLSLLTQEKKFAVIRTPPKSPSTTPKQLRVLNQPLPDLKNIKSKIGSTDNMKYQPKGGQVFIPSVKLDFSHVQSKCGSLDKIQYAPTGGNVHITTKKIDLSHITSKCGSMSNIRHRPGGGNVRIESVKLDFKDKAEAKVGSLANASHTPGGGQIMIESHKLTFRDTAKARVDHGADVITLSPGGTGGTSPHRLSNVSSTGSLNLLDCPQLSTLAQDVTMALAKQGL, translated from the exons AGCAAGTGTCAGCCCGTATAGTTGAGAAGGTGACAGCAGAGGCGGTGGCAGTGCTCAAGCAGGAGCAGGACAAGCAGGACTCTACTAGGAGACTGTCCTCAG TGGAGGACTCTGCCAACCtgccaccctcccctcccccctctccgtcGGCAGAGCAGACCGGACCCATGGAGCAAA aggagagactagaggttGTCCCTACTCCccctgaggaggagggggaggaggaggtggagtttaCCCAAGTCTCAGCAGCTCCTGAGGAGGAGCACCCAGGTCAACAGGGGGAGGATTCTGATCAGCAGCCCACAGACATGCTCTTAGAGCACGTTGATATTGTAAGCGAGCCCCAGGCTTTGCCCTGTCCTCAGGCCGAGACTCATAAATTCCTCAACGGGGGAGGAATCCATCAGGCTGAGTTGGATAAACCATcagaggaag ACCTGCCGGTGAACCCAGAGAAGCCTCGTTCCGACAATCCTGCCATGGCAGAGGAGCATCCACAGGGGGCACCCCCTCCGCAGAGCCCGGTGGcccccaccacagagagagaaacacctgaGGGAGCAGAGAGCACTGTGTCCATCGCTGAGTTCTCCACTGGTTCCCCCAAAAACAAATCTCTAACTGATCCTACCCCCACAGAACCCGAGAAAACGGTTCAGCCTTTAGTGGAACCAGAAAAGGGGCAAGGGACTGGAAGTACCACTAGTGTGGTTCCTAAGATAGAATACCTTCCGGAGCCCAAGACCACCGCTGAGAAACAGCCCTCGGTTGAAGAGCTCGACTCAGTTCCTCTTTCAGTTGTATATGAGCCCCTGAAAGATTacattgaggaagaggaggaaaatgATGCTTATGTTACACCCAGTAAGTCAGCAAACCTTGAGAGCGTTCGTGAGGAGAAAGAGATCATATCAGAGAAAACTGAGAAAAGAATGCTGAGTCTAGGACAATCGACCGCCAGGCCATTGTCATTTGAGACTGAGAAGATTGAGGAGACTCCTCAAAGTAATGTCAGTGATGGAGAAAACCCAAAGCAGGAGGCACACATATCTGCTGCAGATAGTCTAAAAGACAAGCAGAGTTCGGAAGATAAGTCTGGAGTTGCTTCAAAAGATGAGTCAGGTATGACGGCCTACTTTGAGACCTCTACACAAAGGGATACTGAAAAACCAGAAGAACGTGGTGAGGGTTACTATGAGCTCAGTGCTGTCAGCCAGAAGAAGCCCTCAGAGGAGATTCTGGAGGCCGATTCAAACATTAAGATAAGCGATTCAGCACCAGAACAGACCATATCCAGCATAACGTTGATAAGTGACAGTGCCATGGACAAGCTAGAGGATCTCCCTAAAAGGAAGGATGTGTGTACTAGACTGTCACCTGGCAAAttgtcattggaacacagaagtcttTCTCTGAATTTTGCTATTGGCTCAATGGGTCAAGCAGGAGAGCAAAACCAGTCGAAGCTCTCATCTCTTACGGAGGTCTCTTCCGGAAGCCTGGATGAAACCACaggctaccttcctctaaccaccCCATTAGTAACATTAGAGAGACAGTTACTTCCTGTGACTCCAGAGATAGCTCTCCCAGTCCCTAACACTGAAACCTCCACTGATCCACCTGAAGACACCACCTCTAAGACAATGTGTTCTCCTGAGTTGTCACTCTCACCCATGAAGCAACACTACACCCATTTGAATGACCCATCCAACGACCTTCCTGAGATGCTGGACCTAGCCGGTGTTAAGCCCAAACCCACCCTGGAGAAGAGGGAGCTGGACCAGCATAATAGAAGGAGGTCTGTCCCTGCCTGTCCATCTGCTGCTCTGGTGGGCAGTTCTCTGGCCAAGCTGGTACTGGGGAACCAGCAGACGCCCAGGGtggtgggtggagaggagagccagCAGGAGGAGCGTGGTTACTGCGTGTTTAGTGAGTACTCTGGTCCCATGCCCTCGCCTGCCGATCTGCACAGCCCAGTGGGCTCCCCACACCAACGGTTCCCCACAGTGACTGAAGGGGACAGTGACGAGGAACTGGGAGCCATTGCGGAAGAGGGCGGGGAAAAGCTGGCACCTCATAAAACAAACCAGGCAGAGGAATCGGTTGTAGGAACGGTTAAGCCAACTTTGGTGCTTGAAAGAGCTGTCACGGCAGGTGTCAAACCGGATCGTCTGAGGATCCCTGTGGCTCCATCCAAAGACAAACTGACAGAGTTCCGACTGGAGAGCGGTCTTCCTGGGGACATCAAAACTCAAGCCATTCCTGAGGTAGAGTTGGAGCAGGACCTCTCCAGAGAAGCGTCCCCCATCCCACCAGACTTCGCATTTACTTTTGGCACTGAGGTGAAGGACACCAAGCTTTTTGCGACCCCTGAGTCTCCAGCAGAAAAGGCTGCCGCTGTGGAGGGAACCAAAGTTGAGGAAGTCACAGCGGAAGTCAAAGTAGAGGTGGCGTCAGCAAGGATTGGGAAGAGTCAGAAGACTGGTCTTAAAAAGCCAGAGATGGAGAAAGTGGAGGAGACCTCAGACCCAGACCATCAGAATGCTGTTGAAGACTTACAGCCAAAGGATGTtcgaggactggagagagaaaggaaaaaagAACCCATGACATCATCACCTGAATCATTAGTGGAGATCATCAATGCGCAGGAGAAGAAGCGTGAAAGTGAACCAGAGGTGTCAACAGTACCAGCGGAGGCTGTCGTTCCAAAAGAAGAGGCCAAGACCAAAGCTGAAGAAACATCACCAACACCCTCTAACGTGAGCCCTGCAGATGTGGAGGAAGCCACAGAGCAACTAGAAGAGAAAAGTCCAGAGAAAAGTGTTTCTGGAAGTTCTCCAGTTATAGTCATACCTCAGGCACAagttgaggaagaggaggaggaagacgatATAGAAGTAGCTGAGGAAGTCTTGGAGGAAGTTGAAGGCCCTCCTGTGCTCCTCaaggagaaagagcaagagagtcaCCCTATGGAGAAGCAGGAGGAGGTGGCAGAAGAGGTGAGGGTGGTGGGTGGGGCGGAGGAGGTGATTGTTGAAAATCCTAAAGATTTGGAGTCTGCTGTTGCTGGGGATGACGAATCATGTGATGCTACTGCCCCAACCATTGATGAAGGGGATTATGCCGATCGCATCTCTCATCGATCTGCCTGCTCTGGAAACGACCAGCCACAAACCCTCGATGGAAAGGAGGCAGACAAAGAGAAGAATAAAGTGGAGGATAAAGAAGGGGTGGTGctgcaggaagaggaggagtccGCTGAAGTGGGGCAGGAAGTTGAGGTGAAGGCTTCCAGTCGCGAGGAGACGGAGACCTCAGACGTACTGCGGAGCCAGACCAGCGAGACCACCGCTCTCGACGAGACCACCATGGACGTCTCCATGTTAGACAGCGAGAGTGGCTGGGTGGACTCACAAG ATGATGACAGAAGCGTAATGACAGAGCAGATTGAAGCTCTGCCCAAAACACAGAATCCTGTCA ACTCCCTGGTAGAGAGACCCTCTAATAAACGTCCCCCCGGCAGAGGACAGGGGCGCGCCTCCACCCCCGAGCGCAAACTCAACCGCAGAGAGCCCGTCAGTCGTCGTCcaaaggaggaagagaagaagaaaaaag TGGGGACGAAGAGAACTGAACAGTGTAAGGTATCAGTCCTCCAGTGTCGCTCTCCCACTCGGAGGATTGTAGTCAAAGCTGCTACGTTCAGACAAGCTAGACCTGCTTCACACCACGGCTCTGCTAGACGCAAGCCACCAG cCGTGGAGGACCAGCAGCCTCTTAATGTGACCCAACAATCCCGGGAAAGGACCTCT gaggGTACCTACCGGACTCCAGAAAAGAGGTCCTCTCTGCCCAGGCCTGCCTCCTCCCTGCCCCGCCGTGCCCCCCCAGCAGAGCATGACAACACCAGCCCTGCCCCCCGCAGGCCCACCT CAATTCAAACTGAGCCCAGAGGGGAGCACAGGTCTGGGAGGTCCCCTAGTATCGCAG TCGGCACAAACTCGTCGGCCCGTTCCCGTTCGGCCCGGAGCGGAGCCTCCACGCCCCACACCCCCGGCTCCACAGCGGTCACCCCAGGAACACCACCCAGCTACTCCTGCCGCACCCCCGGGAGTCGCACCCCCGGCAGCCACACACCCAAGTCTCTCAG CCTCCTCACTCAGGAGAAGAAGTTTGCTGTGATCCGCACACCGCCCAAGTCGCCCTCTACCACACCCAAGCAGCTGCGCGTCCTCAACCAGCCCCTGCCTGACCTGAAGAACATCAAGTCCAAGATTGGCTCCACAGACAACATGAAGTACCAGCCCAAAGGTGGACAG GTCTTCATTCCAAGTGTTAAACTGGACTTTAGCCATGTCCAATCTAAGTGTGGCTCCCTGGACAAAATCCAGTACGCACCCACCGGGGGAAAC GTCCACATTACCACCAAGAAGATAGACCTGAGCCACATCACCTCCAAATGTGGATCAATGTCCAACATCCGTCACCGACCAG GGGGTGGTAACGTGCGTATTGAGAGTGTGAAGCTGGACTTCAAGGACAAGGCCGAGGCCAAAGTGGGCTCACTGGCCAACGCCAGTCACACCCCCGGGGGAGGACAAATCATG atCGAGAGCCACAAGCTGACGTTCCGTGACACGGCCAAGGCTCGCGTGGACCACGGGGCAGACGTTATCACCCTGTCCCCAGGTGGCACCGGGGGTACATCCCCCCACCGTCTCAGCAACGTGTCATCCACGGGCAGCCTCAACCTCCTGGACTGCCCCCAGCTGTCTACACTGGCCCAGGACGTCACCATGGCTCTGGCCAAGCAAGGCTTATGA